The Poecilia reticulata strain Guanapo linkage group LG1, Guppy_female_1.0+MT, whole genome shotgun sequence DNA window aatcaTGTTCCTATTATAATTAACCAAAGGCAACTACAAGCAAATGAGtctttagtcttgatttaaaggagctcagtgctTCATctggtttgcagttttctggaagcttgttccagatttgtggtgcatataGTATtatattctctgagctacagggagcctgtggaaggactttagaactggtgttatgtgctctatcttcctagttttagtgagaacatcAGTAGCAGCGTTCTGCATCAGCTGCAGTTGgaggacagattttttttttttgccagacctgtgaagacgctgttgctgtaatgagtttctctagatcttgagacattagtcctttaatcctagAGATGTGTCTAAGGTGATAGAAGGGTGACTTTGTGAACATCTTTAGCATATTTCCAACGAAAGAACTGTTGTTCTTAAACTGATTCATTTCGGGTGCTTTCAAACCTCTTTGCTTTGTTGAGAGCTAAAGTGTATTTCGATCTGCTTGGGAAATCAAGCATTCATAACTGTCTCTGTGGGTGTCATCCATCAATGACGTCTCTTAGATGATactttttctctgtctgcagGTTTTCTCCATTGTGGTGTTCAGCTGCATAGTGAACGAGGGTTACATCAACATCGGCAGCGAACGTTTACTGTGCGTCTTTAACAAAAATGCTCATGCCTGTAACTATGGCATGACTGTGGGCGTGGCCTGTTTCCTTGGCAGCATCTGTTTCCTGATCCTGGATGTTTACTTCCCTTCTATGAGTAACCTCAAGGACCGAAAACGAGTGGTGCTGTTTGACCTCATCTTTTCTGGTAGAGATCAAAGACCACAAAATCTTCCTGATTTTTGTGAAGtgataacagaaaacaaaaaatatatatattaaaggagcagtattatgtaaaatcgacttttttgagtATTACATcatcttaaaatgttattctctcatcaaaatcacacatggagtgttgccttgattctttcatgcatgtttgagaaattctttaaactccatagcaaccattcagctgtgcaaaacacctgggtgaaCCGAGTGACACCTTCAAGGAccaagctcctcctcagagctgcagtgtcCAAGCTGAGATTCCACCTACCAGATCATCCCTCCCCAACAACTCcctctctcagctccttcagactagtcagcagtgATTAGCAAACCCTCGCTGGAACTactgagctcatcataggagctacttctcagtgaaacgttGGTAAAAAACGcttttaaagggttaatagagcagcgatgttatgatgacttcctatgggcggagtttcagaaagaacaggagtttttaaagagacaagtgGCCCAATTTCAAGCCAGTAAATTATtatgtcaattttcttttaagtctctctctctctctctctctctctatatatatatatatatatatatatacatatatatatatatatatatatatcaaatgaCTTACTCGAtcatgctataaaatggcacagaGTGCCTGGTAAATACCAAAgaaccaaagaaagaaaaatgtgacacaGTTGAATGTGGGGTGATGGGGTGATAtgagcaagaaaataaatatagtcctgtttttctccttcaggaGTGGCCAGCTTCCTGTGGTTTGTTGGATTctgttttctggccaatcagtGGCAGGCCACATCTCCAGATGAGCTGCCATTGGCCCAGGGCTCAGATGCTGCCAGAGCTACTATCAcgttttgcttcttttcaatCCTAAGCTGGGTCTGTAccttttttattcacattatgtACATGCATTACATTTCTTCATTCTGATTTCATTATCTTCATCACCATCTGATGAAGATAATGCTTATTGACCAACTGTTATTGACAACATATGGTCAATAAGCAAGACCATATCTTGTCTTGCTTATTGATGCTATTGGAAAgaatcacatttctttcttccactcaaGATAATCAAAGGCTTTTGTTTAAGACTCCCCCCACTTTTTTGGTTGTCCAATATTTGaacacactttcacacacaagTGTGTCGTTATTGGTTATTCAGTGGTATGAATAACCAACAGTATCAcagtttcacaaataaaaacatcattaaataaatgcatgattatttatgcaaaatattCTTTAACTGTAGAGGATGTACACCACCTCTCACCCATTGTTGGTGATAGCTCTTTACCTTTTTCTGCAAGAAGTGTAGAAAGTAAATCAATAGCCGAAAACAAAGTTTGAACTAATAAATTGTAATGAATTTACAACAGAATGGATAAAAATAGTGTAATGGTTACTGAAGCTGGCCTTGCCgtgcagcaaaaaggttctgggttcaattcccggcccagggtctttcttcatggagtttgcatgttctccctgtgcacaGTGGTtactctccaggtactctgacTTCCTCCCACTGATGGTCAGTTTGATTGATCTCCTAAGTTCTCTTTAGGGATGTGTGTGCATGACTGTTTgtcttgtctgtctctgtgttgctctgcgatGGAttagcgacctgtccagggtgacccctccCCTCACCTGTTGAcaactggagataggcaccagtgACCCCACTTGAGATCAGGGTGTAAAGATAATGCATGGATAGGTTTCTGAAGCTTCCATAATGCctttattgaattttattttttaaccaggGCAGTCTCTTCAAGTTTCACTAAGATCTAGAAACTTTGAGATGCAGATAGAAATTATGTTCTTGCTTGATcatagtttaataaataattgcacCATGGAACATTTGGTGAGCTGTTTTTTACACTTAGATTTAAACGAGGGCAAGAAGAGTTACACGTTAAACCCCAAAATTAGCAAAATGGCTAGAATTCCTTCATGATGAATACATGTGCGTTATTTTATCTTACAAGACTATTTTAAGTGATTTGCTCCTTTCTAACTAGGTGGAGTTTCTGTTTTGACCAGCAATTGATTtctgacaaaattaaaatggattcaGTAGGGTATCTTGTTGTCAACCATTTCTGGGTGGGTGGACATGACTGTGGCACTGGTCTGGGTGACACGCAGCAGTGAAAGCAGCAGATTGTAAGAAGTTGTGTAATTTGTGGAACTGTGTGGCACTTTACAATTTATTCTACCACAGTTTTTATGAACTGATCTCTAAATGACATAGCAGCTGGTGGTCTCCCTGTAATGCTTCAGTGTCATCTTTGGAGGATTATGCACATATAGTATCTGGATTCTTTTCAGTATAAGAGGTAGTTTCTCCTGTTGTTTTAGAATTTATGAACAGGTATGGTCAAAGTAGAATGCTCCTTCCCCTCAGAGATTATCCGTCATGATCCAACTTCGGGGAGCAGGAGATCAACCTCAGTACATTCATGTGCTAGGAAAAGGAGGTGTCCATCAGCGACTTTAAAGACCAGGCCTTAGGAGGATGACCCTGCCATCAATCATCCTTGCCAACGCACAATCGCTCCAGAATAAGCTAGATTTAAGGCAAATGTTAAGTTacttacaaaacataaaaatgtctgtctgATTGCCCTGACTGAGACATGGTAATCATGGCTCAAGGAGCAGGATGGAGACTTTGAACTGAAAACGGATGACTTTGGAAAACCACTGCATCTTGACAGACACCCCACAGTGACAGGGAAATCACAGCGACATGTCTTTGTCTACGTATTAATAAACAATGGTGAAATGTGGGGATGGCTAGGGAGACAAAATGTACTCCTGACATTgagttattttctgtcttcttcaccctttttatttatgcaggGAGTTTCTGCAGAAATTTGTAACTCTTGATTatatacatccatccatccattttcttccgcttatccggggtcgggtcgcgggggcagcagcttcagaagggagNNNNNNNNNNNNNNNNNNNNNNNNNNNNNNNNNNNNNNNNNNNNNNNNNNNNNNNNNNNNNNNNNNNNNNNNNNNNNNNNNNNNNNNNNNNNNNNNNNNNNNNNNNNNNNNNNNNNNNNNNNNNNNNNNNNNNNNNNNNNNNNNNNNNNNNNNNNNNNNNNNNNNNNNNNNNNNNNNNNNNNNNNNNNNNNNNNNNNNNNNNNNNNNNNNNNNNNNNNNNNNNNNNNNNNNNNNNNNNNNNNNNNNNNNNNNNNNNNNNNNNNNNNNNNNNNNNNNNNNNNNNNNNNNNNNNNNNNNNNNNNNNNNNNNNNNNNNNNNNNNNNNNNNNNNNNNNNNNNNNNNNNNNNNNNNNNNNNNNNNNNNNNNNNNNNNNNNNNNNNNNNNNNNNNNNNNNNNNNNNNNNNNNNNNNNNNNNNNNNNNNNNNNNNNNNNNNNNNNNNNNNNNNNNNNNNNNNNNNNNNNNNNNNNNNNNNNNNNNNNNNNNNNNNNNNNNNNNNNNNNNNNNNNNNNNNNNNNNNNNNNNNNNNNNNNNNNNNNNNNNNNNNNNNNNNNNNNNNNNNNNNNNNNNNNNNNNNNNNNNNNNNNNNNNNNNNNNNNNNNNNNNNNNNNNNNNNNNNNNNNNNNNNNNNNNNNNNNNNNNNNNNNNNNNNNNNNNNNNNNNNNNNNNNNNNNNNNNNNNNNNNNNNNNNNNNNNNNNNNNNNNNNNNNNNNNNNNNNNNNNNNNNNNNNNNNNNNNNNNNNNNNNNNNNNNNNNNNNNNNNNNNNNNNNNNNNNNNNNNNNNNNcgtatcaaagggcccggtaccccatactcccggagaaccccccacaaAACCCCCCTAGGGACACTGTTGAaagccttctccaagtccacaaagcACATGTAGACCTGTTGGgcaaactcccatgcaccctccaggaccctgctgagggtggaactccagagtggaagtacgcccagccccctctcaaggagactggttccagaatcAGAGCCATGCATcaaggtgaggccgactatttctagccggaacctctcagcctcgcacactagctccggttccttccccaccagataggtgacgttccacgtcccaagagcttctgcagccgaggatcagaccgctaGGGTCCCCTTCTTTGGCTGCCGCCCATaacacaatgcacccgacccctttggcccctccgacaggttgTGAGGCAATTGGAAGGGgaacccacgtctcctcttcgggctgagctcGACCGgtctccgtgggtaaaagcccggccaccaggcggtcgtcatcgtgccccacctccaggcctggctccagagtgatCTGGATCTAAAGATCTAAAGTTATTTTCCGTCATAAGGGGTCTTCAGactgcactttgtctggttcctcacctaggacctgtctgccttaggttaccctaccaggggcataaagccccagacagcatagctcctaggatcattgggacactcaaacccctccaccacgataaggtggcagctcGAGGAGAGGTGTTTATATTCATACCAGAGCAAATGATATTAGTGCAACGCAGGATATTGTGGAAACTGTGCATAAGTTACAGGACATAGCTCATGATGCTCCAAACTTTGTAATGGGTGGCTTTAACCACTGCAGGATTGAGAAGGCACTTGCAAACTTTCAACAATACACTCAAAAAAATGAAGTTAGGGAGTTATTACATAAACAAAAGAATATCATGTACTGTTAACACAATAATTTCATGTTTCAAACGAAAATATGGTAAAATCATATTGGATAAACAAGAAATTCaacaacttttatgaaattttaTTATGTTGAGATAACATACGTAATTAATTTTAGTCAGACTGATCTAGTGCTGAAGACGACTAGCGAGATCATGGGAAATCAAACGAGACCATGCGAGATAATTGTTTTGCATGCCGGGAAAACTCCAGCGGCAGTTATGAGAAGACTACATTTCTATTTATCTCAAGTGATCTAGTGTGATTTCCCATGATCTTGTGTGATCTTCTGTGATCTCGCTAGTCGTCTTCAGCACAAGATCAGTCTGACTAAAATGAATCATGTTATCTCAACATGAttaaatttcataaaagttaagTTGTTGAATTTCTTGTTTATCCAACATGATTTTATCACGTTTTTGTTTGAACCATGAAATTGTGTTAAAAGTgcatgatatttttttattaatgtaataACCCCCTAAGTTCATTGTTTTGagtgatatatttatatacatatatatatatatatattttttttaaattcccttctcaccctccgtgggtggtctctctctctctctctctctctatatatatatatatatatatatatacatatatatatatatatatatatatcaaatgaCTTACTCGAtcatgctataaaatggcacagaGTGCCTGGTAAATACCAAAgaaccaaagaaagaaaaatgtgacacaGTTGAATGTGGGGTGATGGGGTGATAtgagcaagaaaataaatatagtcctgtttttctccttcaggaGTGGCCAGCTTCCTGTGGTTTGTTGGATTctgttttctggccaatcagtGGCAGGCCACATCTCCAGATGAGCTGCCATTGGCCCAGGGCTCAGATGCTGCCAGAGCTACTATCAcgttttgcttcttttcaatCCTAAGCTGGGTCTGTAccttttttattcacattatgtACATGCATTACATTTCTTCATTCTGATTTCATTATCTTCATCACCATCTGATGAAGATAATGCTTATTGACCAACTGTTATTGACAACATATGGTCAATAAGCAAGACCATATCTTGTCTTGCTTATTGATGCTATTGGAAAgaatcacatttctttcttccactcaaGATAATCAAAGGCTTTTGTTTAAGACTCCCCCCACTTTTTTGGTTGTCCAATATTTGaacacactttcacacacaagTGTGTCGTTATTGGTTATTCAGTGGTATGAATAACCAACAGTATCAcagtttcacaaataaaaacatcattaaataaatgcatgattatttatgcaaaatattCTTTAACTGTAGAGGATGTACACCACCTCTCACCCATTGTTGGTGATAGCTCTTTACCTTTTTCTGCAAGAAGTGTAGAAAGTAAATCAATAGCCGAAAACAAAGTTTGAACTAATAAATTGTAATGAATTTACAACAGAATGGATAAAAATAGTGTAATGGTTACTGAAGCTGGCCTTGCCgtgcagcaaaaaggttctgggttcaattcccggcccagggtctttcttcatggagtttgcatgttctccctgtgcacaGTGGTtactctccaggtactctgacTTCCTCCCACTGATGGTCAGTTTGATTGATCTCCTAAGTTCTCTTTAGGGATGTGTGTGCATGACTGTTTgtcttgtctgtctctgtgttgctctgcgatGGAttagcgacctgtccagggtgacccctccCCTCACCTGTTGAcaactggagataggcaccagtgACCCCACTTGAGATCAGGGTGTAAAGATAATGCATGGATAGGTTTCTGAAGCTTCCATAATGCctttattgaattttattttttaaccaggGCAGTCTCTTCAAGTTTCACTAAGATCTAGAAACTTTGAGATGCAGATAGAAATTATGTTCTTGCTTGATcatagtttaataaataattgcacCATGGAACATTTGGTGAGCTGTTTTTTACACTTAGATTTAAACGAGGGCAAGAAGAGTTACACGTTAAACCCCAAAATTAGCAAAATGGCTAGAATTCCTTCATGATGAATACATGTGCGTTATTTTATCTTACAAGACTATTTTAAGTGATTTGCTCCTTTCTAACTAGGTGGAGTTTCTGTTTTGACCAGCAATTGATTtctgacaaaattaaaatggattcaGTAGGGTATCTTGTTGTCAACCATTTCTGGGTGGGTGGACATGACTGTGGCACTGGTCTGGGTGACACGCAGCAGTGAAAGCAGCAGATTGTAAGAAGTTGTGTAATTTGTGGAACTGTGTGGCACTTTACAATTTATTCTACCACAGTTTTTATGAACTGATCTCTAAATGACATAGCAGCTGGTGGTCTCCCTGTAATGCTTCAGTGTCATCTTTGGAGGATTATGCACATATAGTATCTGGATTCTTTTCAGTATAAGAGGTAGTTTCTCCTGTTGTTTTAGAATTTATGAACAGGTATGGTCAAAGTAGAATGCTCCTTCCCCTCAGAGATTATCCGTCATGATCCAACTTCGGGGAGCAGGAGATCAACCTCAGTACATTCATGTGCTAGGAAAAGGAGGTGTCCATCAGCGACTTTAAAGACCAGGCCTTAGGAGGATGACCCTGCCATCAATCATCCTTGCCAACGCACAATCGCTCCAGAATAAGCTAGATTTAAGGCAAATGTTAAGTTacttacaaaacataaaaatgtctgtctgATTGCCCTGACTGAGACATGGTAATCATGGCTCAAGGAGCAGGATGGAGACTTTGAACTGAAAACGGATGACTTTGGAAAACCACTGCATCTTGACAGACACCCCACAGTGACAGGGAAATCACAGCGACATGTCTTTGTCTACGTATTAATAAACAATGGTGAAATGTGGGGATGGCTAGGGAGACAAAATGTACTCCTGACATTgagttattttctgtcttcttcaccctttttatttatgcaggGAGTTTCTGCAGAAATTTGTAACTCTTGATTatatacatccatccatccattttcttccgcttatccggggtcgggtcgcgggggcagcagcttcagaagggagacccagacttccctctccccagccgcNNNNNNNNNNNNNNNNNNNNNNNNNNNNNNNNNNNNNNNNNNNNNNNNNNNNNNNNNNNNNNNNNNNNNNNNNNNNNNNNNNNNNNNNNNNNNNNNNNNNNNNNNNNNNNNNNNNNNNNNNNNNNNNNNNNNNNNNNNNNNNNNNNNNNNNNNNNNNNNNNNNNNNNNNNNNNNNNNNNNNNNNNNNNNNNNNNNNNNNNNNNNNNNNNNNNNNNNNNNNNNNNNNNNNNNNNNNNNNNNNNNNNNNNNNNNNNNNNNNNNNNNNNNNNNNNNNNNNNNNNNNNNNNNNNNNNNNNNNNNNNNNNNNNNNNNNNNNNNNNNNNNNNNNNNNNNNNNNNNNNNNNNNNNNNNNNNNNNNNNNNNNNNNNNNNNNNNNNNNNNNNNNNNNNNNNNNNNNNNNNNNNNNNNNNNNNNNNNNNNNNNNNNNNNNNNNNNNNNNNNNNNNNNNNNNNNNNNNNNNNNNNNNNNNNNNNNNNNNNNNNNNNNNNNNctctgtattaattattgctcaaaaggtcttgccataccagtttattcctctgtattcattttgttcttcattcatttccaattagtttcctttgattagttttatcctcttttggtttattgctatgtccactttagtttctttcctgttgctacatttattttatcgtttaccATCGCTCACCATATTCACtcattcatcacctgctgcgcctcctaatcgtcatgtttttcacatcatgtgttgattttttcactgttcagcgtcggattctctgtttttatgccataattcacatctagttcgttgctccattttatgtcccgcttctcatgtttcagagtttagcACAATgtgtgcgtcttttttttttaccccataaggtgcagggcgtatcgatggggaaaaggcagactgacataaaccttttaaaacaacggaaacagtTTCTgaattctgattattgaaatttaaaagtgctgtgttgttctatcacccccgtttcataccggaccacttacagcaccggtgttaacgctataaaatgaacgctctctatcgtggtatcacccgtggagggatttcttttgggttcatttttcagagggatacacagtgagggtgtcttgattttagctaccagtagcaggagaacgaagctgcgccaagaagctaacagaagctacaaacactgaatagaagaagagctgccatcgatacagttgcagccaagcatgatttaatgttacacaatacatttttaccaagttgctcaaagtctaaactggtattgttgtgcatttaaggtgtaaagtttaccttcgaccaaacgccccccaaaggcatcccagcgccccccttttgtaaaaatgtccgccagcgccccctgccatcctctgaacgccccctggggggcggtaccgcccacgttgagaaccgctagacTACCAGATAAGAATCTGGTAGGCATGACCAGAGTCTACTAGACATGATAAGAGCCTGGATCTTTGCTATGGTTTCATTAAAGGCACTTACAAATTATTTGCAGAGAGCCTATTGGGTTTGTCTGACCACTGTGTGGTTTATTTGGCTACAATGTGCAAACctgctctgaaaaaaataaagccagacTGACTTTTGGTTCATCTTTGAACCAAGGGACTTGTTTATTGATTCCTGTTTGGATTTAAATGAACTGACTGAGACAGTTGCTTCTTGTATAAATTTCTGTAAGGATCTTATTGCTCAGAGGAAATGAATTTGTATTTTCCAATAATAAGCAATGGGTGTCTAAATCAGTGAAAGGtattattaatgaaataaagatatattttaataagGGGGATTCTGCTTGTAGTAAAGAGCTGAATAAACAAGTTAAACAGGAACTTaaacttgttaaaataaatgagaaaaataaaatacaaaatcttttgAACTGCGACAACTCTCATGTGAAGGTGTTAACTCCTTCCTTTTCTTATGCATTTGTAGTCTAAGAAAAGCCCTATTTCCTTGGGTGGAAAGTCAGAAATTACCaatgatttgatttttaaaaaaaaatctttttagcaaagaaaatgttaattatggactggctgaatacagaagtgatGCTCCAGCAAAGTTGGCCACtttaattaatataaatgcTGAATGGTTGATCTCTTTCGGAAAATTAAAGAGAGGAAGAGTCCAGGAGCAGATAAAATTGGGTGCAGACTCTTAAGTCCTATagctgctgtcatttttttctttcatcttcaaAATGTCTCTACAGCTTCACCCAAAACTTTGGAAAGATTCAGTTATTGTAACTGTGGCCAAATATAGAGCACCTAAGACACAAAATGATTTCTGTCTGGTTGCTCTTACTTCCCTCGTTATGAAATCTTAACGAAAGATTATAAAAACTGAGATTATGAAGGCAACCTTAAGTAGCTTAGAGCCTTTCTACCTGCTGTAGAGCTAGAAGTGTGGATGATGCTGTCAACACTTTACTTCAACAGGTCTTGGATCCCGCAGATGGGGCaaaaagttttagttgtttcctttttattgaCTTCCTCTGCTTTTAACTGTATTCAACCCCACATTGTAGCCACACATCTTTAAGGCAGTCTTCACATTaactgagatttattttttttgctagttgattttttaacaaacaaaccCTGAGGGTGATGGTTAATGGTGTTTTCTCTGATGTACTTTTATCTTCTACCGGCTCCCCTCGGAGCCGTGTCTTTTCACCACTTTCATTCAATTTATAATGAGTGTCGGAGTCATAATAAGAGCAGGTACATTATAAAGTTTGCTGATGACTGT harbors:
- the LOC103463040 gene encoding synaptogyrin-1-like yields the protein METAIAYGAMKAGRVPFDPVAFFTHPRTILRLLSWVFSIVVFSCIVNEGYINIGSERLLCVFNKNAHACNYGMTVGVACFLGSICFLILDVYFPSMSNLKDRKRVVLFDLIFSGVASFLWFVGFCFLANQWQATSPDELPLAQGSDAARATITFCFFSILSWVCTFFIHIMYMHYISSF